A stretch of the Mesorhizobium huakuii genome encodes the following:
- a CDS encoding glycosyltransferase family 87 protein — protein MTMSKLVFDRLGLGLWIGAFLVVLVLVLLAPDTRSVLSAYRYGSQEFLAGRPLYDLQSEMGYLYAPAFAALYVPLFKLGPHLGGLVWHIIGFAVLTFAAMRQVRKLGGGELPWLLSFGLFLALPMALGAIRNGQATILLTGACWLLTLSALEGRRAETFFWGSVAIIAKPTAIIMLLLVGALRLRLIPVLVLAVLFVLALPYAFAPASYLNDQYRVFGQMLTSMAVDNTSHFVPTDFTAPFTRVGLPLPEFGATIVRIVMALFTLSAVIWFDRKLERGTAGLAIFLTATFYMCVFNPRVEPNTYAMIAVPAGLAVALLWREERGGALASVLAVTLFLTGLTGVERHIQDFTYPWFRPIAVTVIASSLIWWFWAKAGDKVTRGKMMNERPVANG, from the coding sequence ATGACGATGTCCAAGCTGGTTTTCGACCGTTTGGGACTTGGCCTGTGGATCGGAGCGTTCCTGGTCGTTCTTGTCCTCGTCCTGCTGGCGCCCGACACGCGCAGCGTGCTGTCGGCCTACAGATATGGCAGCCAGGAATTTCTGGCCGGCCGGCCGCTCTATGATCTTCAGTCCGAGATGGGGTATCTCTACGCCCCGGCCTTTGCCGCGCTCTATGTTCCGCTGTTCAAGCTCGGCCCACATCTGGGCGGCCTGGTGTGGCATATCATCGGCTTCGCGGTGCTGACCTTCGCCGCGATGCGGCAGGTGCGCAAGCTCGGCGGCGGGGAGTTGCCATGGTTGCTGTCCTTCGGGCTGTTCCTTGCCCTGCCGATGGCGCTGGGGGCGATCCGCAACGGCCAGGCGACGATCCTGTTGACCGGCGCCTGCTGGCTTCTCACCTTGTCGGCGCTCGAAGGACGGCGCGCCGAAACCTTCTTCTGGGGTTCGGTCGCCATCATCGCCAAGCCGACAGCGATCATCATGCTGTTGTTGGTGGGCGCCCTGCGCCTGCGGCTGATACCGGTGCTAGTGCTGGCGGTGCTGTTCGTGCTCGCACTGCCTTACGCTTTCGCTCCCGCAAGCTATCTCAACGACCAGTATCGTGTTTTTGGCCAGATGCTGACCTCGATGGCCGTCGACAACACCAGCCATTTCGTTCCCACCGATTTCACGGCGCCGTTCACCCGTGTGGGGCTGCCCCTCCCGGAATTCGGCGCCACGATCGTGCGCATCGTCATGGCCCTGTTCACGCTTTCAGCCGTCATCTGGTTCGACCGCAAGCTCGAACGCGGAACGGCTGGTCTCGCCATCTTCCTGACGGCGACGTTCTACATGTGTGTCTTCAACCCGCGCGTCGAGCCCAACACCTATGCCATGATCGCCGTGCCCGCCGGTCTCGCTGTCGCCTTGTTGTGGCGCGAGGAACGCGGCGGTGCTCTGGCGTCGGTGCTCGCGGTGACCCTGTTCCTGACAGGGCTAACCGGCGTCGAGCGCCATATCCAGGATTTCACCTACCCTTGGTTCCGGCCGATCGCGGTCACCGTTATCGCCAGCTCCCTGATCTGGTGGTTCTGGGCGAAAGCAGGAGACAAGGTGACGCGAGGCAAGATGATGAATGAAAGGCCTGTCGCAAATGGCTAA
- a CDS encoding glycosyltransferase family 2 protein, which translates to MAKSRPVLDIVAPFFNEAQSASAFAALLDKLEAEVSQRFGMEVHKILVDDGSRDDGAERFSRALSGSWEIVRLSRNFGKEVAVLAGLDQSRGDMALVMDADLQHSMDTSLRMIAELVENPDIDVVFAQNDRREASWRRSQLAKLFYSLINSSQRFDIPENAGDFRVMRGAVVRALTSLRDKRRFNKGLFAWAGFRQKAIQYSPENRAVGTSKWSRLNLIAFSLEGFTSFSVIPLRIISLSGMLAALAGIIYGAKVFFEVLFYGIAVPGYPSLMVAVVLLGGLNLTLLGLIGEYVWVTLSESKDRPVYLVRDVVRGDVSDRPPGP; encoded by the coding sequence ATGGCTAAGTCGCGGCCCGTTCTCGATATCGTGGCGCCGTTCTTCAACGAGGCACAATCGGCGTCGGCCTTTGCCGCATTGCTCGACAAGCTTGAAGCCGAAGTGTCGCAGCGCTTCGGCATGGAAGTCCACAAGATCCTGGTCGACGACGGCAGCCGCGACGATGGCGCCGAGCGGTTTTCGCGGGCGCTGTCGGGGTCCTGGGAGATCGTGCGGCTCAGCCGCAATTTCGGCAAGGAGGTCGCGGTGCTCGCCGGCCTCGACCAGTCGCGCGGCGACATGGCGCTGGTCATGGACGCCGACCTGCAGCATTCGATGGACACCAGCCTGAGGATGATCGCCGAGCTGGTGGAAAACCCGGATATCGATGTCGTCTTCGCGCAGAACGACCGCCGCGAGGCCAGCTGGCGGCGCAGCCAACTCGCGAAGCTGTTCTACAGCCTGATCAACAGCAGCCAGCGTTTCGACATTCCGGAGAACGCGGGGGATTTTCGCGTCATGCGTGGCGCCGTGGTGCGCGCACTGACGAGCCTGCGCGACAAGCGGCGCTTCAACAAGGGCCTGTTCGCCTGGGCGGGCTTTCGCCAGAAAGCCATACAATACTCGCCGGAAAACCGCGCTGTCGGCACGTCGAAATGGAGCCGGCTCAACCTGATCGCCTTCTCGCTGGAAGGGTTTACGTCGTTTTCCGTCATTCCGCTGCGCATCATCAGCCTGAGTGGGATGCTCGCGGCGTTGGCGGGCATCATCTACGGAGCCAAAGTGTTCTTCGAGGTGCTGTTCTACGGCATCGCCGTCCCCGGCTATCCCAGCCTTATGGTCGCCGTCGTCCTGCTCGGCGGTCTCAACCTCACCTTGCTCGGCCTGATCGGCGAATATGTCTGGGTCACGCTTTCGGAAAGCAAGGACCGGCCGGTCTATCTCGTGCGCGATGTCGTGCGCGGCGACGTTTCGGACAGGCCACCAGGCCCATGA
- a CDS encoding amino acid permease, translating into MTTDHTEKSEDVKILHSMGYAQELARRMSGFSNFAISFSIICILAGGITSFPLAMGTGSGFEATVGWVIGGVFALIVAASLGQIGSAYPTAGGLYHWSSILGGRGWGWATAWINLLGLIFVVASVNVGVYLLFQGLVAGPIFGWDTSTWGFWQQTAAVVLITVTQGLFNHLGIKTTTMLTDFSGYLILVVAVVLTLTFLIWGAHGFDLARLTTFVNTTGDPGGGYVPTARTALVAFLIGLLYPLYTITGFDASAHTAEETHNARVAVPRGMIHAVLWSLVFGFVMAVSFVLASPDLVATAKDGGNAWFNLFNNLPAPTWLKALLGIAIVLSNYLCALAGLTSTSRMIFAFSRDGGLPGSSLWKQVSPTWRTPVPAIWLGVVLSIAATLYSPAFAALAAGCALFLYVSYAMPIAAGLLAEGKSWTEFGPFRLGVWSKPFAVITVLGVLVLMYAGIQPPFDILINYAIGLIILLVVLWFGIESRRFKGPPIGADIARRAAEIAAAEKAVGQTAG; encoded by the coding sequence ATGACAACGGATCACACAGAGAAATCGGAGGACGTAAAGATCCTTCACAGTATGGGCTACGCCCAGGAACTGGCCCGCCGCATGAGCGGCTTCTCCAACTTCGCCATATCCTTCTCGATCATTTGCATTCTGGCCGGTGGCATCACCTCATTTCCGCTGGCCATGGGTACCGGCAGCGGTTTCGAGGCGACCGTTGGCTGGGTCATCGGCGGTGTCTTCGCTCTTATCGTCGCGGCCTCGCTCGGCCAGATCGGCTCGGCCTATCCGACCGCCGGCGGCCTCTATCACTGGTCGTCGATTCTCGGTGGACGCGGCTGGGGTTGGGCAACGGCCTGGATCAACCTGCTTGGCCTGATCTTCGTCGTGGCTTCGGTGAATGTCGGCGTCTATCTGCTGTTTCAAGGGCTCGTCGCGGGTCCGATCTTCGGTTGGGACACATCGACCTGGGGGTTCTGGCAGCAGACGGCGGCAGTCGTCTTGATTACCGTCACCCAAGGCCTCTTCAATCATCTCGGCATCAAGACGACGACGATGTTGACCGACTTTTCCGGCTATCTCATCCTCGTTGTTGCGGTCGTGCTGACGCTGACTTTCCTGATCTGGGGCGCGCATGGCTTCGATCTTGCGCGGCTGACGACTTTCGTCAACACGACCGGCGATCCCGGTGGTGGCTATGTTCCGACGGCTCGTACGGCGCTCGTGGCCTTCCTCATCGGTCTTCTCTATCCGCTTTATACCATCACCGGCTTCGACGCCTCGGCGCACACCGCCGAGGAAACACACAACGCCCGTGTCGCTGTGCCTAGAGGCATGATCCACGCTGTGCTGTGGTCTCTCGTCTTCGGCTTCGTGATGGCGGTTTCTTTCGTTCTCGCCAGCCCCGATCTGGTCGCGACCGCCAAGGATGGCGGCAACGCCTGGTTCAACCTGTTCAACAACCTGCCGGCGCCAACCTGGCTGAAGGCTCTGCTCGGCATCGCCATCGTGCTGTCGAACTATCTGTGCGCGCTGGCCGGGCTCACTTCGACCTCGCGTATGATCTTCGCCTTTTCGCGTGACGGAGGTCTGCCTGGGTCGTCCTTGTGGAAGCAGGTTTCGCCGACCTGGCGCACGCCGGTACCTGCCATCTGGCTCGGCGTGGTGCTCTCGATCGCCGCCACGCTCTATTCGCCGGCTTTCGCGGCGCTCGCTGCCGGTTGCGCTCTCTTCCTTTACGTCTCCTATGCCATGCCGATCGCAGCCGGACTTCTTGCGGAAGGCAAGAGCTGGACTGAGTTCGGTCCGTTCCGTCTCGGCGTCTGGTCAAAGCCGTTCGCGGTCATCACCGTGCTCGGTGTCCTGGTGTTGATGTATGCCGGCATCCAGCCTCCCTTCGACATCCTGATCAACTACGCCATCGGACTGATCATTCTGCTCGTGGTTCTATGGTTCGGCATAGAATCGCGTCGCTTCAAGGGTCCGCCGATCGGTGCCGACATTGCTCGTCGCGCGGCGGAGATCGCGGCTGCGGAAAAAGCGGTCGGCCAGACAGCCGGCTAA
- a CDS encoding zinc-binding dehydrogenase codes for MTIPSEMKALLLVGDGYTKTPSGSALEAMEPYLAPGRIAVPAPGPSQVLIKVSLASINPSDVAFIKGQYGQPRAKGRPAGFEGVGTVVAGGDEPYAKSLVGKRVAFATGLSNWGSWAEFAVAEAAACIPLLDTVRDEDGAAMIVNPLTAIAMFDIVKQEGEKAFIMTAGASQLCKLIIGLAREEGFRPIVTVRRDEQIALLKEIGAAHVLNEKAPDFETMLREVMKAEQPRIFLDAVTGPLASAIFHAMPKRARWIIYGRLDTDATIIREPGQLIFQHKHIEGFWLSEWMRQFKERRGSAILEAQKRFSDGRWSTDVTAVVPLAEAIARVPAELAKPNGKVFIRP; via the coding sequence ATGACCATTCCCTCCGAAATGAAGGCCCTGCTCCTGGTCGGCGATGGCTACACCAAGACGCCGAGCGGCAGCGCGCTTGAGGCGATGGAGCCTTATCTCGCGCCGGGCCGCATCGCGGTGCCGGCGCCTGGACCGAGCCAGGTGCTGATCAAGGTCAGCTTGGCTTCGATCAACCCATCCGATGTCGCCTTCATCAAGGGCCAGTACGGCCAGCCGCGCGCCAAGGGCCGGCCGGCTGGCTTCGAGGGTGTTGGCACCGTCGTCGCCGGCGGCGACGAGCCCTATGCCAAGAGCCTCGTCGGCAAGCGCGTCGCCTTCGCCACCGGCCTCAGCAATTGGGGCTCGTGGGCTGAATTTGCCGTCGCCGAGGCGGCAGCCTGCATTCCGCTGCTCGACACGGTTCGCGACGAGGATGGCGCGGCAATGATCGTCAATCCGCTCACCGCCATCGCCATGTTCGACATCGTCAAACAGGAGGGCGAAAAGGCCTTCATCATGACCGCCGGCGCCAGCCAGCTTTGCAAGCTGATCATCGGCCTTGCCAGGGAGGAAGGGTTTCGGCCTATCGTCACCGTGCGCCGCGACGAGCAGATCGCGCTGCTCAAGGAGATCGGCGCGGCCCATGTGCTCAACGAGAAGGCGCCGGATTTCGAAACCATGCTGCGCGAGGTGATGAAGGCCGAACAACCGCGCATCTTCCTCGACGCGGTCACCGGGCCGCTGGCCTCGGCCATCTTCCATGCGATGCCGAAACGGGCGCGCTGGATCATCTATGGCCGGCTCGACACCGACGCCACCATCATCCGCGAGCCCGGCCAGTTGATCTTCCAGCACAAGCATATCGAGGGCTTCTGGCTGAGCGAATGGATGCGGCAATTCAAGGAGCGGCGCGGTTCGGCGATCCTGGAAGCGCAGAAGCGTTTTTCCGACGGGCGCTGGTCGACCGACGTGACAGCCGTCGTGCCGCTCGCCGAGGCAATCGCGCGGGTGCCGGCGGAACTGGCCAAGCCCAACGGCAAGGTTTTCATCCGGCCTTGA
- a CDS encoding glutamine synthetase family protein encodes MAGNFSFDQLKKAVSSGEIDTVLACIVDLQGRLAGKRFLAQYFVDSAHDETHGCNYLLAADIDMEPVPGYKAASWSKGYGDFVMKPDLATLRRIPWLEKTALVICDVLDHHTHDDLPHSPRAILRKQVKRLSERGYIGYFASELEFYLFNETYDSARKKHWQGLDTASPYIGDYQIGITTKEEGVMRRLRNEMEAAGIPIENSKGEWGPGQEEINVRYAEALDMADRHVILKNGAKEIAESEGKAISFMSKYNYGLAGNSSHIHNSLWSADGKTPLFFDKKADWTLSTLGQQWAAGQLKYAKEFTWFLAPYINSYKRFQAGTFAPTKIMWSEDNRTAGFRLCGEGTKGIRMECRIGGADLNPYLAFAALIAAGLAGIDEKLELQKPFVGDAYQASRLPEIPKTLRDATETLAKSKMLKQALGEDVLEHYVHTAKWEQFEYDRRITDWELHRGFERY; translated from the coding sequence ATGGCCGGAAATTTCTCGTTCGATCAGTTGAAGAAAGCGGTCTCCAGCGGTGAGATCGATACGGTGCTTGCCTGCATCGTCGACCTGCAGGGGCGGCTGGCGGGAAAGCGTTTCCTGGCGCAGTATTTCGTCGATTCCGCGCATGACGAGACGCATGGCTGCAACTATCTGCTCGCCGCCGACATCGATATGGAGCCGGTGCCGGGCTACAAGGCGGCAAGCTGGTCGAAGGGCTATGGCGATTTCGTCATGAAGCCGGACCTTGCCACGCTGCGGCGCATTCCGTGGCTGGAAAAGACAGCACTTGTGATCTGCGACGTGCTCGATCACCACACCCATGACGACCTGCCGCATTCGCCGCGCGCCATCCTGAGGAAACAGGTCAAGCGGCTGAGCGAGCGCGGCTATATCGGTTACTTCGCCTCCGAGCTCGAATTCTATCTGTTCAACGAGACCTACGATTCGGCCCGCAAGAAGCACTGGCAGGGTCTCGACACCGCTTCGCCCTATATTGGCGACTATCAGATCGGCATCACCACCAAGGAAGAAGGCGTCATGCGCCGGCTTCGCAACGAGATGGAAGCCGCCGGCATCCCGATCGAGAATTCCAAGGGGGAATGGGGACCGGGCCAGGAAGAGATCAATGTGCGCTATGCCGAAGCACTCGACATGGCCGACCGTCACGTCATCCTGAAGAACGGTGCCAAGGAGATCGCCGAGTCCGAAGGCAAGGCGATTTCCTTCATGTCAAAGTACAATTACGGCCTCGCCGGCAACTCCAGCCACATCCACAATTCGCTGTGGAGCGCCGACGGCAAGACGCCATTGTTCTTCGACAAGAAGGCGGACTGGACACTATCCACCCTTGGCCAGCAATGGGCGGCGGGCCAGCTCAAATATGCCAAGGAGTTCACCTGGTTCCTGGCGCCCTACATCAATTCCTACAAGCGCTTCCAGGCCGGCACTTTCGCGCCGACCAAGATCATGTGGAGCGAGGACAACCGCACCGCCGGCTTCCGTCTGTGCGGCGAGGGCACCAAGGGCATCCGCATGGAATGCCGCATCGGCGGCGCCGACCTCAACCCCTATCTCGCCTTCGCGGCGCTGATCGCCGCCGGCCTCGCCGGCATCGACGAGAAGCTTGAACTGCAGAAGCCTTTCGTCGGCGATGCCTATCAGGCCTCTCGTTTGCCGGAGATCCCGAAGACGCTGCGCGACGCCACCGAGACGCTGGCCAAGTCGAAGATGCTGAAGCAGGCGCTCGGCGAGGACGTGCTCGAACATTATGTCCACACCGCCAAGTGGGAGCAGTTCGAATACGACCGCCGCATTACGGATTGGGAACTGCACAGAGGGTTTGAGCGGTACTAA
- a CDS encoding ChbG/HpnK family deacetylase has protein sequence MTRRIRLIADDYGLAPGVSTAILDLLDRRRLTGTSCMTGFPEWPVEAERIKPLCGRKAVGLHLTLTDQSAVTGRSSLAPEGRLPPLRSLALPVLRGNINERDVHAELDAQYSRFVEALGRQPDFIDGHQHVHFLPVVRKWLRAHFSEAGGRPALRGAPALGNAAVAPKVAAIAAVAAGFNRSMARAGFALFAPLTGIYDWRQPDRFAPVLQAAVEALPERGLFMCHPGHVDETLRARDPMQGVREVEYAVLASDAFGASLARAGVEIMDGKG, from the coding sequence ATGACGCGGCGCATCCGCCTGATTGCCGACGACTACGGCCTGGCGCCTGGCGTCTCCACCGCGATTCTCGACCTGCTCGATCGCAGGCGCCTGACCGGCACCAGCTGCATGACCGGCTTTCCGGAATGGCCTGTGGAGGCTGAGCGCATAAAGCCGCTGTGTGGTCGTAAGGCGGTCGGGCTGCACCTGACCCTGACGGACCAATCGGCTGTCACCGGCCGGTCGAGCCTGGCGCCGGAAGGCCGGCTGCCGCCGCTGCGTTCCTTGGCACTGCCGGTCCTGCGCGGAAACATTAACGAGCGGGATGTCCATGCCGAGCTCGACGCGCAGTACAGCCGCTTCGTCGAAGCGCTTGGCCGCCAACCTGACTTCATAGACGGGCACCAGCACGTGCATTTCCTGCCCGTCGTGCGCAAATGGCTGCGGGCGCATTTTTCCGAAGCTGGCGGCAGGCCGGCGCTGCGCGGTGCGCCGGCGCTGGGCAATGCCGCCGTGGCGCCGAAAGTCGCGGCAATCGCTGCCGTGGCTGCCGGCTTCAACCGCTCGATGGCGCGCGCCGGGTTCGCCCTTTTCGCGCCGCTGACCGGCATCTATGACTGGCGGCAACCCGATAGATTTGCTCCGGTTCTGCAGGCCGCTGTCGAGGCGCTGCCGGAACGAGGCCTGTTCATGTGCCATCCCGGCCATGTCGACGAGACGCTGCGGGCGCGCGACCCGATGCAAGGCGTGCGCGAGGTGGAATACGCGGTCCTGGCCTCGGACGCCTTCGGCGCCAGCCTCGCCCGCGCCGGTGTCGAGATCATGGACGGCAAGGGATGA
- a CDS encoding N-formylglutamate amidohydrolase gives MEKARPASLASSDTVRVTNPSGSSPFVLTCDHASNFLPAGFGTLGLAAEDLSRHIAWDPGALPVALRMAQALDATLVETRISRLVIDCNRPLDAPDLVPPVSETTAIPGNTGLTEKQRAERVALSWQPFHSAIEHIVEDRLARGQETRLVSVHSFTPVYKGYTRPWHIGIIHDEDRRLASPLISALKRLAGITVGVNEPYSPADRVYFTLERHARSRGLPCAMIEIRNDEIAGETGQRKWADLLTGIFSNLEPVEAKGSRQRAMGKSVQSAS, from the coding sequence ATGGAGAAAGCACGGCCCGCCAGCCTTGCATCGTCCGATACCGTGAGGGTTACCAACCCGAGCGGATCGAGCCCTTTCGTGCTGACCTGCGACCACGCTTCCAATTTCCTGCCCGCCGGATTCGGTACGCTCGGCCTTGCCGCCGAAGACTTGTCGCGCCACATCGCCTGGGATCCCGGCGCGCTGCCGGTGGCGCTGCGCATGGCGCAGGCGCTCGATGCGACGCTGGTCGAAACCCGCATTTCCCGTCTCGTCATCGACTGCAACCGGCCGCTCGACGCGCCGGACCTTGTGCCGCCGGTCAGCGAGACCACGGCGATACCGGGCAATACCGGCCTGACGGAAAAGCAGCGCGCCGAACGGGTCGCCCTGTCATGGCAGCCGTTTCACAGCGCCATCGAGCATATCGTCGAAGACAGGCTGGCGCGCGGCCAGGAGACCCGCCTGGTCTCCGTGCATTCCTTCACCCCGGTCTACAAGGGCTACACCAGGCCGTGGCATATTGGCATTATCCATGATGAGGACCGCCGGCTGGCGTCACCGCTGATATCGGCGCTCAAGCGGCTTGCCGGCATCACCGTCGGCGTCAACGAGCCGTATTCGCCTGCTGACCGCGTCTATTTCACGCTGGAACGGCATGCACGCTCGCGCGGGCTGCCCTGTGCGATGATCGAAATCCGCAACGATGAAATCGCCGGCGAGACCGGGCAGCGGAAATGGGCGGATCTGCTCACGGGCATTTTTTCGAATCTGGAGCCCGTGGAGGCCAAGGGCTCCCGACAACGCGCAATGGGAAAGTCAGTTCAATCGGCCAGCTAA
- a CDS encoding amino acid permease — MTTPGYTDSDKAEDVKALHSMGYAQELERRLSRFSNFAVSFSIICILSGGINSLAQGTSGAGGIGIGVGWLVGCFVSLTFAVAMSQISSAYPTAGGLYHWGSILGNRGTGWVTAWLNLLGLITVLGAINVGTWTFFVGAFGPALGIEGTLTNQMIFLVVITGLQALINHLGIKLTAKLTDFSGYLIFFGAILIAVVCLIFAEHWDVSRLFTFHNYSGDAGGGVWPSVSNAWVFALGLLLPIYTITGYDASAHTSEETIKAASSVPRAMVMSVVWSALFGYLFLAAFVLMIPNMDDAAKQGWNVFFWAFDQRVPSGIKEFVYLVVFVSQLLCGLATVTSASRMIFAFSRDGGLPGSSALAKVSPTYRTPVAAIWTASILSVLFVWGSTLVSVAGTSAYTIVVSCTVIFLFLSFTVPIVLGMLAWGTPKWDKMGPWNMGRGVFMLFAVLSIVSMILIFVIGIQPPNDWALYITVGFFILTAIVWFAFERNRFQGPPLGDIIAARQAAIKAAEQAVGETGH; from the coding sequence ATGACAACACCCGGTTATACAGATTCAGACAAGGCGGAGGACGTAAAGGCCCTCCACAGCATGGGCTACGCCCAGGAACTGGAGCGGCGCCTCAGCCGCTTCTCGAATTTCGCGGTTTCCTTCTCCATTATCTGCATCCTGTCGGGCGGCATCAATTCGCTGGCGCAGGGCACGTCCGGCGCCGGCGGCATCGGCATCGGCGTCGGCTGGCTGGTCGGCTGCTTCGTATCGCTGACCTTCGCCGTCGCCATGTCGCAGATCAGCTCGGCCTATCCGACAGCCGGCGGCCTCTACCACTGGGGGTCGATCCTCGGCAATCGCGGCACCGGCTGGGTGACGGCCTGGCTCAACCTGCTTGGCCTGATCACCGTGCTCGGCGCCATCAATGTCGGCACCTGGACGTTCTTCGTCGGCGCCTTCGGGCCGGCACTCGGCATCGAGGGCACGCTGACCAACCAGATGATCTTCCTGGTCGTCATCACCGGTCTCCAGGCGCTGATCAACCACCTCGGCATCAAGCTGACCGCGAAGCTGACCGATTTCTCGGGCTATCTGATCTTCTTCGGCGCGATCCTCATCGCCGTGGTCTGCCTGATTTTCGCCGAGCATTGGGATGTCAGCCGTCTGTTCACCTTCCACAATTATTCAGGTGATGCAGGCGGCGGCGTCTGGCCGTCGGTGTCGAATGCCTGGGTGTTCGCGCTCGGCCTGCTGCTGCCGATCTATACGATCACCGGTTATGATGCCTCGGCGCATACGTCGGAGGAAACCATCAAGGCGGCATCTTCCGTGCCGCGCGCCATGGTCATGTCCGTGGTCTGGTCGGCCTTGTTTGGTTATCTGTTCCTGGCCGCTTTCGTGCTGATGATCCCGAACATGGACGACGCTGCCAAGCAGGGCTGGAACGTGTTCTTCTGGGCCTTCGACCAGCGCGTTCCCTCCGGCATCAAGGAGTTCGTCTATCTCGTCGTGTTCGTCTCGCAGTTGCTCTGCGGTCTCGCCACGGTGACGTCGGCCTCGCGCATGATCTTCGCCTTCTCGCGTGACGGCGGCCTGCCGGGTTCCTCGGCTCTGGCCAAGGTCAGCCCGACCTACCGCACGCCGGTGGCGGCGATCTGGACGGCGTCGATCCTGTCGGTGCTGTTCGTCTGGGGCTCGACGCTGGTTTCGGTCGCCGGTACTTCGGCCTACACCATCGTGGTGTCCTGCACCGTCATCTTCCTGTTCTTGTCCTTCACCGTGCCAATCGTGCTCGGCATGCTGGCCTGGGGCACGCCGAAGTGGGACAAAATGGGACCGTGGAACATGGGGCGCGGCGTCTTCATGCTGTTTGCCGTCCTGTCGATCGTGTCGATGATCCTGATCTTCGTCATCGGCATCCAGCCTCCGAACGACTGGGCGCTCTACATCACCGTCGGCTTCTTCATCCTGACGGCGATCGTCTGGTTCGCCTTCGAGCGCAACCGCTTCCAGGGGCCGCCGCTCGGCGACATCATCGCCGCGCGTCAGGCGGCGATCAAGGCAGCAGAACAGGCGGTCGGCGAGACCGGCCACTGA
- a CDS encoding MurR/RpiR family transcriptional regulator, giving the protein MISSIAELIADRLGTMPAGERRAAQTLIASYPMIGLKTVAEFSTAAGVSSPTILRFVARLGFQNYPEFQSSLQDELAAQLQSPAIRTLNPPLPGGGTVSPMLEATLDNMRETFRHLSDKQLADIAARLADRRGKTFLIGGRFTDPLARYMAAHLAVIQPDVFHLAGQESMWRDRLIDMGKRDVLVIFDIRRYQDSLVRFAEKAHQRGVQIVLFTDQWLSPIARFARHVIAGRTAVPSAWDSSAALFVVAETLIGAVTRQLEADGARRIREMEGLR; this is encoded by the coding sequence ATGATTTCCAGCATTGCCGAACTGATCGCCGACCGCCTCGGCACGATGCCGGCCGGCGAACGGCGCGCGGCGCAGACGCTGATTGCGAGCTATCCGATGATCGGCCTGAAGACAGTCGCCGAATTCTCGACCGCGGCCGGCGTCTCCTCGCCGACGATCCTGCGTTTCGTCGCCCGGCTCGGCTTCCAAAACTATCCGGAATTCCAGTCGAGCCTGCAGGACGAACTGGCGGCGCAGCTGCAGTCGCCGGCGATACGCACGCTGAACCCGCCCTTGCCCGGCGGTGGCACGGTGTCGCCGATGCTGGAAGCGACGCTCGACAATATGCGCGAGACCTTCCGCCACCTCTCCGACAAGCAGCTTGCGGATATCGCCGCGCGGCTTGCCGACCGGCGTGGCAAGACATTCCTGATCGGCGGCCGCTTCACCGATCCGCTGGCGCGTTACATGGCCGCCCACCTCGCCGTCATCCAGCCCGATGTCTTTCACCTTGCCGGCCAGGAGAGCATGTGGCGCGACCGGCTGATCGACATGGGCAAGCGCGACGTGCTGGTGATCTTCGACATCAGGCGCTACCAGGACAGCCTCGTCCGCTTCGCCGAGAAGGCGCATCAGCGCGGCGTCCAGATCGTGCTGTTCACCGACCAGTGGCTGTCGCCGATTGCCCGTTTTGCCCGCCACGTCATCGCCGGACGAACCGCTGTGCCGTCCGCATGGGATTCCTCGGCAGCACTTTTCGTCGTCGCCGAAACGCTGATCGGTGCCGTCACCAGACAGCTCGAGGCCGACGGGGCCCGGCGTATTCGGGAAATGGAAGGGCTGCGTTAG
- a CDS encoding GtrA family protein, whose protein sequence is MSGTDQPRRSTGSKIVRFAIVGLANTAIDLAGFFLLLKLHVPPLPANVISWSIAVVFSFVANGFWSFERNHAIRLHDAFLRFVSLGALISLGVSSLSIALFAGIAGVWPAKIGGVIVAAVLNFLAARWSIEGRLLK, encoded by the coding sequence ATGAGCGGCACGGACCAGCCCCGCCGTTCGACCGGCAGCAAGATCGTGCGCTTTGCCATTGTCGGGCTGGCGAACACGGCGATCGACCTTGCCGGCTTTTTCCTGCTGCTCAAGCTGCATGTCCCGCCGCTGCCGGCCAACGTCATCTCATGGTCGATCGCCGTCGTCTTCTCCTTCGTGGCCAACGGCTTCTGGTCGTTCGAGCGCAACCACGCCATCCGGCTGCATGATGCTTTCCTGCGTTTCGTTTCGCTCGGGGCGCTGATTTCGCTCGGCGTCTCCAGCCTGTCGATCGCACTGTTCGCCGGCATCGCCGGAGTGTGGCCGGCAAAGATCGGCGGCGTCATCGTGGCGGCGGTGCTGAATTTCCTTGCCGCGCGTTGGTCGATCGAAGGCCGATTGCTGAAATAG